A window from gamma proteobacterium SS-5 encodes these proteins:
- a CDS encoding PIN domain-containing protein, whose translation MLVDTSVWVAWLRGTENPATVRLDRLLNEEAAWLAPVILQELLQGARNAAELNTLRREFACQPMLRATTGSYLLAGELYARCRWQGLTIRSPHDCLIAALAVENDIPLLTLDLDFKRISQVEPRLVLLTR comes from the coding sequence ATGCTGGTTGATACCAGCGTCTGGGTGGCCTGGTTGCGCGGGACCGAGAATCCGGCCACCGTGCGGCTTGACCGGCTGCTGAATGAGGAAGCGGCCTGGCTTGCCCCAGTCATTCTGCAGGAGTTGCTGCAGGGCGCGCGTAACGCGGCCGAATTGAACACCCTCCGCCGCGAGTTCGCCTGCCAGCCCATGTTGCGGGCTACAACAGGGTCATACCTGCTTGCTGGAGAGCTGTATGCCCGCTGCCGCTGGCAGGGCCTGACGATCCGCAGCCCCCATGATTGTCTGATCGCCGCCCTGGCGGTTGAAAACGACATCCCATTGCTGACCCTGGATCTCGACTTCAAGCGGATATCCCAGGTCGAACCTCGGCTTGTGCTGCTTACCAGATAG
- a CDS encoding MFS transporter, which yields MSVYFHRMAPAVVSGELMLAFSTTGATLGSLAAVYYYIYTAMQIPAGVLADTLGARTVVTLGNAVAGLGSILFGLAETLEMAYLGRFLVGLGVSVIFVGLMKSNTLWFRDRIYGLISGITLLLGNLGSVLAAAPLAWLLAHASWRSIFVGIGVFSLLLALLSAWRVRNRPEDAGFPSLHSLDGRVPDPEREHHWLRELFGVCRNRRIWPGFWFNFGMAGGLFAFAGLWGVPLLRDLHELSRDEAAQYTTLTLLAMAIGTLLSGWISDRLGRRKVVMMTSALLYCLAWLALLWLPWSAGWSGMLLFGLIGLTGSGFVLSYACAKEVCTPALSGMAISLVNTGLFLGAAIMQPLFGWVLDQGWDGTLHEGLRRYALADYQQAMLLMLGFAVIALIASSRITETGGRNLTRLEGD from the coding sequence ATGTCGGTCTATTTTCACCGCATGGCCCCGGCCGTGGTCTCCGGCGAGCTGATGCTGGCCTTCTCCACCACCGGCGCTACCCTGGGTTCCCTGGCGGCGGTCTATTACTACATCTATACCGCCATGCAGATCCCCGCCGGGGTGCTGGCCGATACCCTGGGGGCGCGTACCGTGGTGACCCTGGGCAATGCCGTGGCCGGACTGGGCTCGATCCTGTTTGGCCTGGCCGAGACCCTGGAGATGGCCTATCTGGGGCGTTTTCTGGTGGGGTTGGGGGTGTCGGTGATCTTTGTCGGCCTGATGAAGAGCAATACCCTTTGGTTCAGGGATCGCATCTATGGCCTGATCAGCGGCATCACCCTGTTGCTGGGCAATCTGGGCTCGGTGCTGGCGGCCGCGCCCCTGGCCTGGCTGCTGGCCCATGCCAGCTGGCGCAGCATCTTTGTCGGCATCGGCGTCTTTTCCCTGCTGCTGGCCCTGCTCAGCGCCTGGCGGGTGCGCAATCGGCCAGAGGATGCGGGCTTTCCCTCGCTGCACAGCCTGGATGGCCGGGTGCCGGACCCGGAGCGGGAGCATCATTGGCTCAGGGAGCTGTTCGGTGTGTGCCGCAACCGGCGCATCTGGCCGGGCTTCTGGTTCAATTTCGGCATGGCCGGGGGCCTGTTTGCCTTTGCCGGGCTCTGGGGCGTGCCCTTGCTGCGCGATCTGCACGAACTGAGCCGCGATGAGGCGGCCCAGTACACCACCCTGACCCTGCTGGCCATGGCCATAGGCACCTTGCTGTCTGGCTGGATCTCAGACCGTCTGGGGCGGCGCAAGGTGGTGATGATGACCAGTGCCCTACTCTACTGCCTGGCCTGGCTGGCGCTGCTGTGGCTGCCCTGGTCGGCCGGTTGGAGCGGTATGTTGCTGTTCGGTCTGATCGGCCTGACCGGCAGCGGCTTTGTGCTCAGCTACGCCTGCGCCAAGGAGGTCTGCACCCCGGCGCTGTCGGGCATGGCCATCAGTCTGGTGAATACCGGCCTGTTTCTGGGTGCCGCCATCATGCAGCCGCTGTTTGGCTGGGTGCTGGACCAGGGCTGGGACGGCACCCTGCATGAGGGCCTGCGCCGCTATGCCCTGGCCGATTATCAGCAGGCCATGCTGCTCATGCTTGGCTTTGCCGTGATTGCCCTGATCGCCTCCAGCCGCATCACCGAGACCGGCGGGCGCAACCTGACCCGGCTGGAAGGGGATTAG
- the cmr5 gene encoding type III-B CRISPR module-associated protein Cmr5, with protein sequence MATLTLKQDKAASGKQTLEQRRATHAWAKAKAGIAQHQKDYVNDAKGLPALIMNSGLMQVMAFLHGKGGRHEVLASHLRDWLQQAQGTPPDFEAFMQHLLNAQPTEFQAITAEAFAWLRWLRQMAPAAAREV encoded by the coding sequence ATGGCAACACTGACACTCAAGCAAGACAAAGCGGCCAGCGGCAAGCAGACCCTGGAACAGCGCCGGGCCACCCATGCCTGGGCCAAGGCCAAGGCGGGCATAGCCCAGCACCAAAAGGATTACGTCAACGATGCCAAGGGTCTGCCTGCGCTCATCATGAACTCTGGCCTGATGCAGGTAATGGCCTTTCTGCATGGCAAGGGCGGCCGCCACGAGGTACTGGCCAGCCACCTGCGCGATTGGCTGCAGCAAGCCCAAGGCACGCCACCGGATTTTGAGGCCTTCATGCAGCACCTGCTGAATGCCCAGCCGACGGAGTTTCAGGCCATCACCGCAGAGGCCTTTGCCTGGCTGCGCTGGTTGCGGCAAATGGCCCCAGCCGCCGCAAGGGAGGTGTGA
- the cmr4 gene encoding type III-B CRISPR module RAMP protein Cmr4, producing the protein MFEQQAALFLYAVSPVHMGAGSATGLIDNPIQRERHTNHPSFAGSGIKGAIRHAFAQLGGEKDLIKRLFGPDSGSDELHAGAVSFGDAQLLAFPIRSLKQGYVYASCPQALARAQRLLNLVGVKTQWTIPLPEEGHCRLANPALMSGDNKLHLEAFEYQVHVDPVLPELSSALAGLALPDQPEYGFFREKLKTDLVLLSDTDFAYFSENATLVEPHVRINEKTGTADDGGLFYTENLPPESLLIAPLMASQSRSGKEDKLEAVDVMMKMHNILDGRLLQMGGDATTGRGLVLAKLVGG; encoded by the coding sequence ATGTTTGAACAACAAGCTGCCCTGTTTCTCTATGCCGTCAGCCCGGTACACATGGGTGCCGGCAGCGCCACCGGCCTGATTGATAACCCCATCCAGCGTGAGCGCCACACCAACCACCCCAGCTTTGCCGGCTCCGGCATCAAGGGCGCGATTCGCCATGCCTTCGCCCAATTGGGTGGCGAAAAAGACCTGATCAAGCGCCTGTTTGGCCCCGACTCCGGCAGCGACGAGCTGCACGCCGGCGCGGTCAGCTTTGGTGATGCCCAGCTGCTGGCCTTTCCCATCCGCAGCCTCAAGCAAGGCTACGTCTATGCCAGCTGCCCTCAGGCCCTGGCCCGCGCCCAGCGCCTGCTCAACCTGGTGGGCGTGAAAACCCAATGGACCATCCCCCTGCCGGAAGAAGGCCATTGTCGGCTGGCCAACCCGGCGCTGATGAGCGGCGACAACAAACTCCACCTGGAGGCCTTTGAATATCAGGTGCATGTGGACCCGGTCCTGCCCGAACTCTCCAGCGCCCTGGCGGGGCTGGCGCTGCCCGACCAGCCCGAATACGGCTTTTTCAGGGAAAAACTCAAGACCGACCTGGTGCTGCTCTCGGACACCGATTTTGCCTACTTCAGCGAAAACGCCACCCTGGTCGAGCCCCATGTGCGCATCAACGAGAAGACTGGCACGGCGGATGACGGCGGCCTGTTCTATACCGAAAACCTGCCGCCGGAATCCCTGCTCATCGCCCCGCTCATGGCCAGCCAGAGCCGTAGCGGCAAGGAAGACAAGCTGGAGGCGGTCGATGTAATGATGAAAATGCACAATATCCTGGATGGCCGCCTGTTGCAGATGGGTGGAGACGCCACCACCGGACGTGGTCTGGTGCTGGCCAAGCTGGTGGGGGGTTGA
- a CDS encoding TIGR02584 family CRISPR-associated protein: MPKPRRILVCVTGLSPQVVTETLYALAVKQGWVPDHICLITTAEGAKRVRLSLLSEDPGWFARLLKDYQLPPIRFGLDDIRVLTDAQGKELSDIRTPQDNERAADFIVTTLRELSADPDSQLHVSIAGGRKTMGFYLGYALSLFGRPQDRLSHVLVSEPFESSWNFFYPTPYSKVIELNDKTLADTQDAEITLASIPFVSLRHGMPDQLMQGAVGFAGAVAAINRSLAPPELIIDLEAKRIRAAGSIIPLPPVELALLSVFARRALNGLPACAAPSKEVPDSPWAVWFMLEYDQIRPERGDEDATRRSLAKGMDGDYFSLHKSRLHAKLKKRLGPAAEAYLINNGRRRPYRYSLGLPPSSISYRKLAVADTQAVSEHTTLSSTDRSPS, translated from the coding sequence ATGCCTAAGCCCCGGCGCATTCTGGTCTGCGTCACCGGCCTCTCGCCGCAGGTCGTCACTGAAACCCTCTACGCCCTGGCGGTCAAGCAGGGCTGGGTGCCGGATCACATCTGCCTGATCACCACCGCAGAGGGTGCCAAGCGGGTGCGTCTGTCCCTGCTCAGTGAAGACCCCGGCTGGTTTGCCCGCCTGCTGAAGGACTACCAGCTGCCGCCGATCCGCTTTGGCCTGGACGATATCCGCGTGCTCACCGATGCCCAGGGCAAGGAACTGTCCGACATCCGCACCCCGCAAGACAACGAGCGCGCCGCTGACTTCATCGTCACCACCCTGCGCGAACTCAGCGCAGACCCGGACAGCCAGCTGCATGTCTCCATCGCCGGGGGCCGCAAGACCATGGGCTTCTACCTGGGTTACGCCCTGAGCCTGTTCGGCAGGCCGCAGGATCGGCTTTCCCACGTACTGGTCAGCGAACCCTTTGAATCCAGCTGGAACTTCTTCTACCCCACGCCCTATTCCAAGGTCATAGAGCTCAACGACAAGACCCTGGCCGACACCCAGGACGCCGAGATCACCCTCGCCAGCATCCCCTTTGTCAGCCTGCGCCACGGCATGCCGGATCAGCTGATGCAGGGCGCGGTGGGTTTCGCCGGTGCCGTGGCGGCCATCAACCGCAGCCTGGCCCCGCCGGAGCTGATCATCGACCTGGAAGCCAAGCGCATCCGCGCCGCCGGATCCATCATTCCCCTGCCGCCGGTGGAACTGGCGCTGCTATCGGTGTTTGCCCGTCGCGCCCTAAATGGCCTGCCAGCCTGCGCCGCGCCCAGTAAGGAGGTGCCCGATAGTCCATGGGCCGTCTGGTTCATGCTGGAATACGATCAAATCCGGCCCGAGCGGGGTGATGAGGACGCCACCCGCCGCAGCCTGGCCAAGGGCATGGACGGTGATTATTTTTCTCTACACAAGAGTCGCCTACACGCAAAGCTGAAAAAACGCCTGGGCCCGGCGGCTGAGGCCTACCTCATCAACAATGGCAGGCGACGGCCCTACCGCTACAGCCTGGGCCTGCCGCCAAGCAGCATCAGTTACCGCAAGCTTGCGGTTGCGGACACTCAGGCCGTTTCTGAGCACACTACCCTTTCATCCACAGACAGGTCCCCATCATGA
- a CDS encoding type III-B CRISPR module-associated protein Cmr3, translating into MNRQQAHFIQPHDVLFLRGNKLFGDPGSYGESLVPPWPSVMAGAIRSHILAQDGSDLKLFAQGRQAHPQLGTPQQPGSFMLAAFHLARSLADGQIEALMATPADLLISAGQAGKPQIKPLSPIRLSDVAGAGLAGTGISSSAPLAHAPVLAQNKRSKSLSGYWLAESGWRRYLAGQLPQAEDLIHSSALWALDARVGVGLDSEQHRAEDGKLFSMQAIAFCEGVGFLVQVSGAEVPAGAIRLGGDGRAASLQPLEQGLPEADYAAIAQSGRCRLLLTMPGLFSGGWLPTGFSYFPPGEGTQEKEVRFDLCGVKGRLVCAAVPRAEVISGWDLANWQPKAAQRAAPSGCVYWLDELQATPEQLRKLAKQGFWPEQGYDAQRRAEGFNRLALAIWS; encoded by the coding sequence ATGAACAGACAACAAGCCCATTTCATCCAACCCCATGATGTCCTTTTCCTGCGCGGCAACAAGCTGTTTGGCGACCCAGGCAGCTATGGTGAATCCCTGGTTCCTCCCTGGCCATCGGTAATGGCGGGGGCCATCCGCAGCCATATCCTGGCTCAGGATGGCAGTGACCTGAAGCTATTTGCCCAAGGCAGGCAGGCACACCCGCAGCTGGGCACCCCGCAGCAACCGGGCAGCTTCATGCTGGCCGCCTTTCATCTGGCCCGCAGCCTGGCCGACGGCCAGATCGAGGCACTGATGGCAACCCCGGCGGACCTGCTGATCAGCGCCGGACAGGCAGGCAAGCCACAGATAAAACCCCTTAGCCCCATACGGCTATCCGATGTAGCAGGGGCCGGCCTAGCTGGAACAGGCATCAGCAGCTCTGCCCCTTTGGCCCATGCCCCGGTATTGGCGCAAAACAAACGCAGCAAATCCCTGTCCGGCTATTGGCTGGCCGAATCCGGCTGGCGACGCTACCTGGCCGGCCAGTTACCCCAGGCCGAAGACCTGATTCACAGCAGCGCGCTCTGGGCACTGGATGCCCGCGTCGGCGTGGGCCTGGATAGCGAACAGCACCGGGCCGAGGACGGCAAGCTGTTCAGCATGCAGGCCATAGCCTTTTGCGAGGGGGTCGGCTTTCTGGTGCAGGTCAGCGGGGCAGAGGTGCCGGCGGGCGCCATCCGCCTGGGTGGTGATGGACGGGCCGCCAGCCTGCAGCCCCTGGAGCAGGGTCTGCCCGAAGCCGACTATGCCGCCATCGCCCAGTCCGGTCGTTGCCGTCTGCTGCTGACCATGCCTGGCCTGTTCAGCGGCGGCTGGCTGCCCACCGGCTTCTCCTATTTCCCGCCAGGAGAGGGGACGCAGGAAAAGGAGGTCCGCTTCGACCTGTGCGGGGTCAAGGGGCGACTGGTCTGTGCCGCCGTACCCCGTGCCGAGGTCATCTCCGGCTGGGACCTGGCCAACTGGCAGCCCAAGGCCGCGCAGCGCGCCGCCCCCAGCGGCTGTGTCTATTGGCTGGATGAGCTTCAAGCCACGCCGGAACAACTGCGCAAGCTTGCCAAACAGGGTTTTTGGCCCGAGCAGGGGTACGATGCCCAGCGTCGCGCCGAGGGCTTCAATCGCCTGGCATTGGCTATCTGGAGCTAA
- a CDS encoding type II toxin-antitoxin system VapB family antitoxin: MRTNIVLDDELMAEAMRICGARSKREVVDLALREMVAHHSQRQLLKLKGSDLIDPDYDLLKVRRWMDEDAG; encoded by the coding sequence ATGCGAACCAACATAGTTTTGGATGATGAATTGATGGCCGAGGCCATGCGGATTTGCGGCGCGCGCAGCAAGCGTGAGGTGGTGGACCTGGCCTTGCGCGAGATGGTGGCGCACCACAGTCAACGCCAGCTGTTGAAACTGAAAGGGAGCGACCTGATCGATCCCGACTATGACCTGCTCAAGGTCCGCCGCTGGATGGACGAGGATGCTGGTTGA
- a CDS encoding type II toxin-antitoxin system VapC family toxin — MRLLLDTCVFLWLIWDARELPEQVREVIADPEHELWLSSISIWEACQKHRLGKLKLHAPEGAWVHFVTQRDAHGVQGLPFNERDVQHLAHLPILHRDPFDRMLICQAIERGLTLVSPDPVIRRYPLRTLWS; from the coding sequence ATGAGATTGCTGCTTGATACCTGTGTGTTCCTGTGGCTGATCTGGGATGCCCGAGAACTGCCAGAACAGGTGCGAGAGGTCATTGCCGACCCGGAGCATGAACTTTGGTTGAGTTCGATCTCGATTTGGGAGGCCTGTCAGAAGCATCGGCTGGGCAAGCTCAAACTGCATGCCCCGGAAGGTGCCTGGGTGCATTTCGTAACGCAACGCGATGCCCATGGGGTGCAGGGTCTGCCCTTTAACGAGAGGGATGTGCAACATCTGGCGCACCTGCCGATTCTTCACCGCGACCCCTTCGACCGCATGCTGATCTGCCAGGCCATCGAGCGGGGCCTGACCCTGGTCTCCCCTGACCCGGTGATCCGGCGTTATCCGCTGCGTACTCTTTGGTCTTGA
- the cas6 gene encoding CRISPR system precrRNA processing endoribonuclease RAMP protein Cas6 → MIRFSRYRFTFTALDPIRLPTYAGSALRGLLGHGLKRTLCVTGLSQCSACALRRQCGYTLLFESQTASGQKTLSLQPLVMALDRYRPDYAVGEAFGLELILIGKANRHFPYLIPSWARAGQLGLGPRRGRFHLSSVRQWQFRQQRWRDIYPEPEPGQAPFTEPEPWQPSMAYAGGAIRLQLITPYRSKRDGRLITPEQFDPLGFAIALITRIERLRAQHDPDSPPLPVADWITEAKQLEMHQAKLRWSEVQRRSSRQNTDMNLGGVTGSFQLQGPGLQALMPALELGQWLHVGKNSLFGLGQYRILDPAQPDA, encoded by the coding sequence ATGATTCGCTTCTCCCGTTACCGCTTCACCTTTACCGCCCTGGACCCCATCCGGCTGCCGACCTATGCCGGTTCCGCCTTGCGCGGCCTGCTCGGCCACGGCCTCAAGCGCACCCTCTGCGTCACCGGCCTGAGCCAATGCAGCGCCTGCGCCCTGCGCCGCCAGTGCGGCTACACCCTGCTGTTTGAAAGCCAGACCGCCAGCGGGCAAAAGACCCTCTCCCTGCAACCCCTGGTCATGGCCCTGGATCGCTATCGGCCAGACTATGCCGTGGGCGAGGCCTTTGGCCTGGAACTCATACTGATCGGCAAGGCCAACCGGCATTTTCCCTACCTGATTCCCAGCTGGGCGCGCGCTGGCCAGCTGGGCTTGGGACCACGCCGCGGTCGGTTCCATCTGAGCTCGGTGCGGCAATGGCAGTTTAGGCAACAGCGCTGGCGTGACATTTACCCCGAGCCAGAGCCGGGTCAGGCGCCCTTTACCGAGCCCGAACCCTGGCAGCCGAGCATGGCCTATGCTGGCGGCGCCATCCGGCTACAGCTCATCACCCCCTACCGCAGCAAGCGCGATGGACGCCTGATCACCCCGGAGCAGTTCGACCCCCTGGGCTTTGCCATCGCCCTGATCACCCGCATCGAGCGCCTGCGGGCGCAGCACGACCCCGACAGCCCACCGCTGCCGGTGGCCGACTGGATAACCGAGGCCAAGCAGCTGGAAATGCACCAGGCAAAACTGCGCTGGAGCGAGGTGCAGCGCCGCTCCTCACGGCAAAACACCGACATGAACCTGGGCGGCGTCACCGGCAGTTTTCAGCTGCAAGGCCCTGGCCTGCAGGCGCTGATGCCCGCGCTGGAGCTGGGCCAATGGCTGCACGTGGGCAAAAATAGCCTGTTTGGCCTAGGCCAATACCGCATCCTCGACCCGGCGCAGCCCGATGCCTAA
- the cas10 gene encoding type III-B CRISPR-associated protein Cas10/Cmr2 — protein sequence MEKVETLWQTKLAARIHDPAEKALVLLRDPAGHEGGTSAALKRLLGLDRLPEQIDPDNDQVLSRVLFKKGLPLNIYRHVQRADWWAAAADRPQWPMQEITLPSGKTLAVAPWAQVRWAQQPVLIHPLTGEQFPLLGGLQETEIQDIKRRSFEHFSELLLKLGAVNDNPQDWRKILLTYWRFGPDLSVSAADTQDNGQLGSLWAVLPADTRIPDHSIWDHLDLTSAFAGAFAADPKGEAALLTLSIGPVQGFIAAARSTSDLWAGSHLLSRLSWEAMRPLCEQLGPDAILFPRLRGIPQVDLWLREQMQLPDELFADCPWNRGASDANPLFSAALPNRFVALVPASQAQALAEQVTQSVRQWLRDLGRDVVTRLLHEAGLDPESPLPFEQMRQQLEGFPEVHWAAVPFSLIKPRNPDKQTDLDTIALSAAMAPFFDSDAGPYGFLASPAWQILSQQIDWADADGGSTRFFAPNPGVLYPAVFDLAERVMAAAKATRAFQQSEQSGWRCSLSGEAEWLTTDRSQLQSSYRQQTDTLWARIAVSKPSWAKKGEHLSALPAIKRLWPSIFQEEVGKALSAGEQGEQKTIGRFVVSTHTMALAHQLDQWLSKGGTTAPGFAALAKDAEAVALPRKLTRKHAKNPALADAKRLPSLLEMAAEADGDEALFKAKRLVQDSLATALDRDEIRLETYYGLIMLDGDRMGEILSGEDPTDAAQDTRISYRDSFHPRVQKGFDAAAAKQALIQRYAKQKRSLSPNRHLAISSALNEFSQTVVRHVVEEEYLGRVIYAGGDDVLAMLPVSDLLPAMQRLRHAYSGTTPEDECLDWGQLQGRNRLVCKGGFAWLNGRLMRMMGRQASASCGAIIAHHQAPLAAVMRELRSAEQRAKNEGGRNAFSISLIKRSGGALRLTEHWGEPLVLLAELRDYLASPDTSRRAVYHSQQWLKDLPEPSDFHSKEQPEMLERLLAYQLERQSAGHAQAQAAGLAKRLANLAAAQSSDGRKWLENFMSVAEFLARETRSGGAA from the coding sequence ATGGAAAAAGTAGAGACTCTCTGGCAAACCAAGCTCGCCGCCCGCATCCACGATCCGGCGGAAAAGGCCCTGGTATTGCTGCGTGATCCGGCCGGCCATGAGGGCGGCACCAGTGCCGCGCTCAAGCGCTTGCTGGGCCTGGACAGGCTGCCCGAACAGATCGACCCGGACAACGACCAGGTGCTGTCCCGCGTGCTGTTCAAGAAGGGGCTGCCGTTGAACATCTACCGGCATGTGCAGCGGGCCGACTGGTGGGCCGCCGCCGCCGACCGGCCACAGTGGCCCATGCAGGAAATCACCCTGCCTTCGGGCAAGACCCTCGCCGTTGCCCCCTGGGCACAGGTGCGCTGGGCGCAGCAGCCGGTACTGATTCATCCGCTGACCGGGGAGCAATTCCCCCTGCTGGGCGGCCTGCAAGAGACCGAAATCCAGGACATCAAGCGGCGCAGCTTCGAGCACTTCTCCGAGCTGTTGCTCAAGCTGGGCGCGGTCAATGATAACCCGCAGGACTGGCGCAAGATCCTGCTGACCTACTGGCGCTTTGGGCCGGATCTATCGGTCAGCGCAGCGGATACCCAGGACAATGGCCAGCTCGGCAGCCTGTGGGCGGTACTGCCTGCCGATACCCGCATTCCCGACCACAGCATCTGGGATCACCTGGACCTCACCTCGGCCTTCGCCGGCGCCTTTGCCGCTGACCCCAAGGGTGAGGCCGCCTTGCTCACCCTGTCCATTGGTCCGGTGCAGGGCTTCATTGCCGCGGCACGCTCGACCTCCGATCTCTGGGCCGGTTCGCATCTGTTATCGCGCCTGAGCTGGGAGGCCATGCGCCCGCTGTGTGAACAGCTGGGGCCGGACGCCATCCTGTTTCCGCGCCTCAGGGGCATACCCCAGGTGGACCTATGGCTGCGCGAGCAGATGCAGCTACCGGATGAGCTGTTTGCCGACTGTCCGTGGAACAGGGGGGCCAGCGATGCCAACCCCTTGTTTTCCGCCGCGCTGCCGAATCGTTTTGTCGCCCTGGTGCCGGCCAGCCAGGCGCAAGCCCTTGCCGAGCAGGTCACCCAGTCGGTGCGGCAGTGGCTGCGCGATCTGGGCAGGGATGTGGTAACGCGCCTGCTGCATGAGGCGGGCCTGGACCCGGAGAGCCCGTTGCCCTTCGAGCAAATGCGGCAACAGCTAGAGGGCTTCCCCGAGGTGCACTGGGCAGCCGTGCCCTTCTCCTTGATCAAACCCAGAAACCCGGACAAACAGACCGATCTGGATACCATCGCCCTGTCCGCCGCCATGGCACCCTTCTTCGACTCCGACGCCGGGCCCTACGGCTTTCTCGCCAGCCCCGCCTGGCAGATCCTGTCGCAACAGATCGACTGGGCCGATGCGGATGGGGGTAGCACGCGCTTTTTCGCCCCCAACCCCGGCGTGCTTTACCCGGCGGTGTTTGACCTGGCGGAGCGGGTCATGGCCGCCGCCAAGGCAACCCGCGCCTTCCAGCAGAGCGAGCAAAGCGGCTGGCGCTGCTCACTCAGCGGCGAGGCAGAGTGGCTAACCACAGACCGCAGCCAGCTGCAAAGCTCCTATCGGCAGCAGACAGATACCCTCTGGGCCAGGATTGCCGTCAGCAAGCCCTCCTGGGCAAAAAAGGGCGAGCACCTCAGCGCCTTGCCGGCCATCAAACGGCTCTGGCCGAGCATCTTTCAGGAGGAGGTAGGCAAGGCCCTGAGTGCGGGTGAGCAGGGCGAGCAAAAGACCATTGGCCGCTTTGTGGTGTCCACCCACACCATGGCCCTGGCCCATCAACTGGACCAATGGCTGAGCAAGGGTGGCACCACCGCTCCGGGCTTCGCTGCACTGGCCAAGGATGCCGAGGCTGTGGCCCTGCCGCGTAAACTGACGCGCAAGCACGCGAAAAACCCTGCCCTGGCCGATGCCAAAAGACTCCCCAGCTTGCTGGAGATGGCCGCTGAGGCAGACGGGGATGAGGCGTTATTCAAGGCCAAACGACTGGTGCAGGACAGCCTGGCCACGGCCTTGGACCGAGATGAAATACGTCTGGAGACCTACTACGGCCTGATCATGCTGGATGGCGACCGCATGGGGGAAATCCTCTCGGGAGAAGATCCGACCGATGCCGCCCAGGATACCCGTATCTCCTACCGCGACAGCTTTCATCCCAGGGTACAAAAGGGCTTTGATGCGGCGGCGGCCAAGCAGGCGCTGATCCAGCGCTACGCCAAGCAAAAGCGCAGCCTCTCGCCCAATCGCCACCTGGCCATCTCCTCGGCCCTGAACGAATTCTCCCAGACCGTCGTGCGTCATGTGGTGGAGGAAGAATACCTGGGCCGGGTCATCTATGCCGGTGGCGACGATGTCCTGGCCATGCTGCCGGTCAGCGATCTGCTGCCGGCCATGCAGCGCTTGCGCCATGCCTATTCCGGCACCACACCAGAGGATGAATGCCTGGATTGGGGGCAGTTGCAGGGGCGCAACCGCCTGGTATGCAAGGGCGGTTTTGCCTGGCTCAACGGGCGCCTGATGCGCATGATGGGTCGGCAGGCCAGCGCCAGCTGTGGGGCCATCATCGCCCATCATCAGGCACCCCTGGCGGCGGTGATGCGCGAGCTGCGAAGCGCCGAACAGCGCGCCAAGAACGAGGGCGGACGCAATGCCTTTTCCATCAGCCTGATCAAGCGTTCCGGCGGTGCCCTGCGGCTGACGGAACACTGGGGTGAGCCACTGGTACTGCTGGCCGAGCTAAGGGACTACCTGGCCAGCCCAGATACCTCCCGGCGGGCGGTCTATCACAGCCAGCAATGGCTTAAGGATCTGCCCGAACCCAGCGATTTTCACAGCAAGGAGCAGCCAGAAATGTTGGAACGGCTATTGGCCTACCAACTGGAGCGGCAATCCGCTGGCCATGCCCAGGCCCAGGCGGCCGGGCTGGCCAAGCGCCTGGCTAACCTGGCCGCAGCCCAATCGAGCGATGGCCGCAAGTGGCTGGAGAACTTCATGAGCGTGGCCGAGTTTCTGGCCCGCGAGACCCGCAGCGGAGGTGCCGCATGA
- a CDS encoding chemotaxis protein — translation MLDYLIAMLVIPILMLSWLLVQNIARRFARAHPEFGPAREEGGGCGSTCGCAGKSSCKRG, via the coding sequence ATGCTCGATTACCTCATCGCCATGCTGGTCATCCCCATCCTCATGCTCAGTTGGCTGCTGGTGCAGAATATCGCCCGCCGCTTCGCCAGGGCCCACCCGGAATTCGGCCCGGCGCGGGAGGAGGGCGGCGGCTGCGGCAGCACCTGCGGCTGCGCCGGCAAGAGCAGTTGCAAGCGGGGGTGA
- a CDS encoding type II toxin-antitoxin system prevent-host-death family antitoxin — protein sequence MQIINIHEVKAHLSEYLSKVEQGETLVIARRNKPIAELRPLPEPTEPKKRRPMGLAKGMGEVLPSFFEPMSEEELADWYEIRPEDPLHPDWKPDTGGSA from the coding sequence GTGCAGATAATCAACATTCATGAGGTCAAGGCGCATTTGTCGGAGTACCTCAGCAAGGTCGAACAGGGAGAGACGCTGGTCATTGCCCGGCGCAACAAGCCGATTGCCGAGTTGCGCCCCCTGCCCGAGCCCACCGAGCCGAAAAAACGCCGCCCGATGGGGCTGGCGAAGGGTATGGGAGAGGTATTGCCCTCCTTTTTCGAGCCGATGAGCGAGGAGGAACTGGCTGATTGGTATGAAATACGTCCGGAGGACCCCTTGCATCCGGACTGGAAGCCCGATACCGGAGGTTCAGCATGA